Below is a window of Tolypothrix bouteillei VB521301 DNA.
AGTTCCGGTCCAACAATCGGTTTGCTGACAAAATCATCTGCACCTACAGAAAAGACTTGATTGACAATATTGGCATCATTGTGAACTGTTAGAAATAGTATTGGTAACTCACTCCAGTGGGGATCGTTACGGACAACTTTACAAATTTCAATACCATTAATTTCTGGAATTTCTACATCTAGTATGAGTAGATCTGGTTTGACCTCTTCTAAAGTTTTCCAAAAGCTTTGGGGGTCTTCTAAATAAGTCACTTTAATTCCCCAAGGGCTGAGTAAGTTTTGCAACACTGCACCTATTTTGGGATCGTCATCAACAGCTAAAATATGTGCCTCTACATGCGATACATCTAGCAAAACTTGTTTGACTGCTTCTAAAATTTGTGCGATCGCCATGGGCTTTTGTAAAAAATGCCCTCCACTACGAGCCACTTGCAAGCGATTGGTAAAATCACTTTTTTCTGTGAAAACTATGGCTGGTACTGGCGGTTGGCGTTGGCTTAATTCTGCTAATAAACTAAAGCTATCTTCATGATTTGGAAAAACATCAAGGTCAATCAACACAACGTTGGGATTTTCTCGATAGAGACAACTTCTTGCTGCCTCTATACTAGTAGCAATTTTGACTCTCAATTCCCAACTTCCAGCTTCTTGTTCGATTTGTTCGGCTAATGTCCCCTGCTGTGTTGTTTGTTGGTCTTTGTTACTTGCAATTGCAAGCAACAAAGGATGTTCAGCCATTTGGGGTTGTAACGATAAAGCCCAAGTCTCGTGACAATCTTGCTCTATCTCCTGACGCAATTGCCCAACTAAACTGGCAAATTCAGATTTTTCAGCTACAGTCAATGCTTGATTTGCTTTCAGAATACGCTCAATTTTTCTGGCGATTTGGGAACCCAAAGAAAAGCCAAAAGTCCCCAAGGAACCAGCAAGTGTATGAGCTTCTTTTTGAGCCTCTTTCCGAAGTTTTTGATTTAAAGTTTTTTGAGTGGAAATGCTAGCAGCAGCATGCTCGAGAACGGCGACTTGTTCATCAACCCGTCCTTTAAATCGGTTCCATACAGCAGCAACCCCCTGAAGAGTTTGCTGTTGTATAGTTTTTTCTTTAGGCAAAGATAATACAGAATCTTCTGCCCTGCGGTCGTGCTCCTCATCTTCTTGTTTGACTTCCGCCTGCTGCCTGAGACGATAACCAATACCATAAACTGTTTCTATCAAATCCCCCGGTGCGCCTGCACTTTTGAGTTTCTGTCGCAAACCTTTAATATGAGTGCGAACAGCTTCTTCACCCGGAGTATCTTCATAGGACCAAAGATGTTCCAAAATCATGCCACAGCTAAATACGCGACGGTTATTACGCATAAAAAGCTCTAACAGTCCATACTCCTTAGGAGTTAATGAAAGATGCTCTTCTCCATACGTAACTTCACAGCTTATGGGATCGAGACGCAACTGACCGCTTGCTAAAACGGGCTGTGATGCTACACCCCCCCGACGCAAAAGCGCTCGTATCCTAGCAACTAATTCTTCTTCATCAAAGGGTTTGACAAGATAATCATCTGCTCCTGCGTCTAACCCGATAGCTTTCTCGTGACTGCTATCGCATCCTGTTAATAATAAAATCGGCATTCGCAAGCCTTTAGACCGTATCTGACGGCAAAGGCTGATACCATCTATTTTTGGTAAAATAACATCTAAAAGTATTAAATCATAATCAAAAGTCTCAATCAAATCCCAAGCTGCTTGTCCATCAGAAGCAACCTCAACTACATAGTTCTGATTATTGAGAACGGCAGCTAGAGCATGGGCAACAAGTTGGTCATCCTCTACTACTAAAATTTTCATTGGTGAATAAAAACTTGATATATAGTATCCGCTCAATAGCGGGCAATTTCCGAATTTTAAATCGAGCCGGGGATAATATCTCCGGCTTTTTATAAAGGGTAACATAATACATCAGTTGGCTTGTGGTATTTGCAAAGCTTGAAGATTTTTCTTGCCTTTTGAGGAGCGTTTGTGACATACTTGATTTAAAATACGGTAAATCGATAAGTTTAGTGATATTTTATGAAAGGGGCTGCCAGTTCTCCAATTCCCGTAAGTTGGGGTGCGGAGCAAACAGACCCATTAACAGTTATGGAATAAAGGTGACAGTTGTTTAACCATAGGGGTGATAGGGATTCACAATGCTAAAAGACGCTCGAGGACTTGAAGTGACAACAGATTCTCAAGAAACGATCGCAGCTATTAATCGTTTCATCGAACAAGCCCTTGGTTATGGAAAGGATGCTGAAGCTTGTCTTTTAGAGGGAATTGCCGCAGATCCAACTTGTGCCACAATTCATGCATATGCGGCTGCTCATTACCTCTCTCAAGAAAACGCTGTAGCAACTCAGCAAGCAATAGCTCACTTACAGGTGGCACAACAACACGTAGCAAAACTAACGAAACGAGAACAGTTATACGTACAAGCCATTGCAGCTTGGGGATCGGGAGCAATTGATAGAGCGATCGCATTACACGAAGAAATTACCCAAGAGTTTCCTCGCGATTTGATTTCGGTTCAACAGGGACAGTATCACTACTTCTACTTAGGAGACAAAGAGAGACTGCTCAAAATAGCTCAAAAAGTTCTCACCGCCAATCGAGACAATCATTACCTGTACGGTATGGTGGCATTTGGATTGGAACAGTGCCACCGACTCGCAGAAGCAGAAGCGTTGGGTCGTCTGGCAACTACAATCAATCGTCACGATCCTTGGGCGCATCACGCTATAGCTCATGTAATGGAAACTCAAGGACGCGTGAGTCAGGGGATCGCTTGGATGGAAAAGCACGCAGATACTTGGGAAAACTGCAACTCCATGCTTTACACCCATAATTGGTGGCATATAGCGCTTTATTACCTTGAAAGAGGCGATATAGAAAAAGTTTTTTCACTGTATGACACTCGTGTTTGGGGTGGCGCTCAGAAAAGCTCTCCCAAAGATCAAGTAGGGGCGATCGCAATCCTGTTAAGGTTGGAGTTGCGTGGAGTGGATGTTGGAGAACGGTGGCAAGAGTTAAGTTTTTATCTTTACCCTCGCATCTACGAACACGCATTACCCTTTCAAGACTTGCATTATATCTATGCACTGGCAAAAGCAGGGCGTCGAGAATGGTTAACCCAAATGTTGGAAAGTATGGAAAGGTATGCCAAAACTGTCAATCCATACTTACGTCAAAACTGGTTTGAGATTGCTATTCCTGCTGCTAAAGGTTTGGTTGCCCACGCAATCGGTCACTGGTCAACTGCGATCGCGCAACTAAAACCTGTTGTACCACAACTCTATAAACTGGGTGGCAGCCATGCTCAACGAGTCTTGTTTGAACAAGTTTATAGAAATTCGCTTTTACGAGAGGAAAAGTTTTCTACAAGTACTTTATACTCCTCCAACTCCACAACAGCAAAACGCCGAACTCCTACTTCTTCCATAACAGATTGCAGTTCTGTATCTGGCTGGAGTAAAGCAAATTGAAGTTGCTCAATCAAAGACTTACCGAGATGTTGAGCAACCACTAGAGGTGGCATGGGAGATGGTCCGAGTACCTCTACCACGCGCAATTGGTGGGATAATTCTGGAAATTGTCGCAATTCTTGCTCCAATACCACACTATCAATAGCCGCACAGTCAACTCTTCCATTTAATACCCATTCAATGGAACGTTGGTGAGAACCCGATTGTATTGCTTTCCTAAAAAACTTTTTAGAATGCCCGGTTTGAATTAAGCGATCGCACAGCAAATTGTAACCGCTATTAGAACCTAAATCGTTGTAGCCAAAACTTTTAAGAGCTAAATCTTCAAACTTTGTCAAATCACTAGCCGCATTGACAATAACATCGGAAAAGTAGATTGGGTAATTTTGATAGCGCGTTGCTTTCATAACAGGAGCAACTAACACCTGCAACCAATCGGGTACAACCTGGCAATACCTAATAAGAGGTAATCCACAGATAAATGCCAGGTCTAATTGATTTTCAACGAGCAGGGGATCGTCTAGCGGATCGCATTCACCTTGGTGAAGTTGAGTTGCAACACCTAAGACACGACCTGCATAAGCCACAACTGCTTGATAAAAATGGAACAAGTTAGGAGCTAAATATGACACGGCTCTTAACTTTTGTAAGTTTGCTACTTGCGACTGACAGTCTTCCACTCACGGTCTCCAATTTCTTGATGTGCTACAAGTTGCAGCAAACTGCGGCAAGACCAATAAACTTGCAAGAAAATCACGCTTATCAAGGTAAGCAAACCAATTATTAAAACCGTTCCATATGCTTTGGTATGCCACCAAAAACGCATCGCAAGTGCGGTACTCAGGCGTAATACTGTCATTTTTATGACTCCTCTACCCTAAAATAAGGTTATTCTATTTTTAAAATACGGTAAATCGATTAGTATAGTGTAATTAAGTATTGTTGCACAGTCAATCAAAAAAAGCAAAGTCTGAAAGCAAATTTTAGTAGTTCTTTTGTTCGCATTGAAAGGGTTGGGATTAAGGGGGGGTAAATCCAACCTGCGTGTACTTGCGTGTATGGATAATTATTCTGGCATTTCATCCACAGAATCCAGACAATATACTGGTTATGCAGTGGCTTAAATAAACATAGCCGTTATCATTTGGATGGCATATACCTTTCAGATTAAGTAGACACACTCCACAGCAGGTCTTGATTTTTATGTTGAGTTATGTAACAGAAGTCACAAATTTGGAGTAAATATTTACGCCCAAAGAAATAAAACTATTGGCTTGTTTTGAGAAACTTTATATATCAATGGGAAGAAGTATAACCTTGTGCTCTTCGCAACAATGAGACAACATCAACACTTTTGGTCTACAAAGCAAGAGTGAGATCTAAATTTGATGGCAATATTTTCCTGAGCAGAAAGATTTATGTATGAAAGGAGAAATGAATACTGTTACAACTCCTATCTAAATTCTAAAATTTGAATAAATCACTCCAGATGCTGAGAGTATGGGATCTGAAAAAGAGATTTCAAAAAATATACAAGAACATTAAAACAATCTTAAACTTTTAAGTTATCTACCCAAAGTGTAAAGCCATGCTGACAACTCAAGCGTCAAGTTTCGAGCGAAGAATCGTGCGACTATTCAAACATTTAATTTATTCAATGATGTCTCCCTGGCAATGTCCGCTACCAATAGCAGAAAACACAACAGATAAAGTCGCTCTCTATTTTTACAAAAATGACAGATGGGTTCCAATTATGTTTTACAAATTGGAAGAAGCGATCGCGCTTTATCATCAATCGCAAAGTTATGAAATGCAAATACAGATATTTCCACCCGAATTAAATCCCAATGATTTTGATTTGTCCTCCTACCAAGAAAGTCCACCACACAACAAACTTCCATCAAATTCAATAAGGGTATAATTTATCCCCTGTTGCGGAATCAAAAACAAATAGCTTATCCAAATTCAATTCCAAAGAAAGGCGATCGCCCCTTTGAGGAAGTACGTTTGTAGCAGTTTGAACATTCAAAATCACCGACGTATCCGGAAAGCCAGTTCGCACCAAAGTCTCCCGCCCCAGAGGTTCCACTACCTTAACCTCCACAGTTAACTCACCAAACTCTTCTTCTCGGTGTTCTTCTGAAGTTTGCTCCAACGGGGGTAACTCCCGCAACCCACTGCTTTGAGAACGCAACTTCTCTCTACGCCTCTGCGGTTCAACAATAGAAATATGTTCCGGACGAATTCCCAAATCAAAACCCTGTCCCACCCCAGGACGCAGTTTTTCCTTGACAGAACTCGGACAGGGTAATATTTGACCGACAACGTCAAAGCCATTACCTGTAAATTTTGCAGGTACGATATTCATTGGAGGACTACCCAAGAAAGTAGCCACCATACGGTTCGTTGGTTGAGAGTAGATAGTATTTGGTGCGCCAATTTGTTGAATTCGTCCCCGATTGAGAACCACTATTTTGTCAGCCAAAGTCATCGCTTCAACCTGATCGTGAGTCACATAAATAGTCGTAATTCCCAGTTCTTGATGAAGTTGTTTCAACTCAGCCCGTGTATCGTCCCGCAATTGAGCATCTAGGTTAGATAGTGGCTCATCAAGTAAAAAAACTTGTGGTTCGCGAGCAATAGCTCTTCCCAAAGCAACACGCTGCTGCTGTCCGCCTGAAAGTTGCTTGGGTTTGCGTTCTAAAAGATGTTCTAGAGAAAGCGATCGCGCTACGACCTTCACTCTTTCTTGAATGATTTTCGGGTCAACTTTTCGCATTTGCAGCCCAAAAGCAATGTTTTGTGCCACTGTCATGTGAGGATAGAGGGCGTAGTTTTGAAATACCATTGCCACATCTCGCTGTCTTGCGGGAATATTGTTAACCAACTTTTCCCCGATATAAAGTTTGCCAGATGTTGCTGTTTCCAAACCAGCGATAGTTCGCAAAATAGTAGATTTGCCACAACCAGATGGTCCAACCAACACCCAAAACTCACCATCAGGTATATCGAGAGTAATATCCTCAATAGCCGTGACGTTATTAAATCTACGCTTAATGTTTTCTAGACGAACGGTTGCCATTTTAGATGATTTGCTAATTGCTAATGGCTAATAGCTAATTGCTGATTGCTAACTGCTAACTGCTAATTGCTGATTGCTAACTGCTAACTGCTAATTGCTAATTGTCTATTAACCATTAGCCATTAGCCATTAGCCATTTATTAACTCCATACTGAATGAGATAGTAAAGAAGCCATCGCTCTAACACCTCTTAGTTGATTGGATAGGGGTAAATGACCTCGAGGAGCACTGAGATTCCAGGTAAATTCGTTGGGATATCGAGTCCAGTTATTTCCTTTTTTCCAACCAATTTTTTCCCAAAGATTATCCCAGTTTTTTCCCAAGCCCAACCAAATTTCTCTTTGAACGGAAAAGCCAAATTTACCTTCTGAGTGAACTACCCATAAGGTGTTTAATGTTTGTAGGTCTGTAGCTGGAAAATTTTCAACTTCTGTAAAATACAGCCATTTTCTTTGTACTGCTGTGGGTCCAGCCAGTTCACACATTTTTTGTAGAGTCACGCGATCGGCAGCTTGAAAATCCTGGGCTGCTAGAAGCTTTTGGATGGGACTATAATCAATATTGGAATCTGATTTTAAGGGAACTATTCCTGAAGGAAAATTATTTTGCAAAAATTCCTTGGCTTTGGGTGAATCAGAGCTAGAAAGTACTTGGTAAACTTTCCCGTCTACCCAAGTTGCAGGATTATTACGGCGTTCATATAAAAATTCCATCAGAACATCTAATCCCCCTTCTCCCAAGTTAGCAAGCTGTGGAATCACCTGCTGTTGGATTTGAAGAGACCCAGCGACTAGGGGTTGGCGGAGGGATTCGATGTTACTAGCAGTGCCTGATACAATCATTGGGTCTGTCATGCAGTAGTTACTCGTAAAACGCGATCGGTGAACAAGCTATAAGCTATCAATTTGTTTTATAGCGTACTGTTATGAAAATAAGGGAGCTAGGGGTTGAGATCTGAGGAAGAGAGATTTTTATGTATGGTTGTAAGCGATCGCCTCCGTATTTCTAAAAGTTGATGATTCCTTGGAGTTGACCTCGAAGGAACTCTCCTCAAACAGTAGACGTGGAAAGTGTATAAGCGGTAAAATAGCAACGGTTTCGTGAATCCCAAGCAAGGCACGCCAAACACTCTACGAACAGGGGAAAAGAAGACTCTGCGCCTCATCGAAAAACGTTTTGTCTTGCTGAAGCCTCTGAATTAGATCGGAGGTTGCTTACAAATCTACCAAATAAAGACGCAAAAAAATCTTCTCGCCTTCCAATCATAAGTTTCTCATTTTCGGGTTTAATATCCCAAGAGCACAGACGTTGCAGCATAGCCAATCAGGAGTGTTGAATGTACGATAAAATTACCGCACCCACAACGGGGGCAAAAATCACCTTCAAAAACGGTGAGCCTGTTGTTCCTGACAATCCAATTATCCCTTTTATTCGAGGTGATGGTACGGGAATAGATATTTGGCCTGCTGCTCAAAAGGTTCTTGACGCTGCTGTGGAAACAGCTTACAAGGGCAAGCGCAAGATTAGTTGGTTTAAGGTTTTTGCAGGGGACGAGGCTTGCGAAGTTTACGGGACTTACCAGTATTTGCCCCAAGATACGCTTACGGCAATTAAGGAATACGGTGTCGCG
It encodes the following:
- a CDS encoding tetratricopeptide repeat protein, with product MLKDARGLEVTTDSQETIAAINRFIEQALGYGKDAEACLLEGIAADPTCATIHAYAAAHYLSQENAVATQQAIAHLQVAQQHVAKLTKREQLYVQAIAAWGSGAIDRAIALHEEITQEFPRDLISVQQGQYHYFYLGDKERLLKIAQKVLTANRDNHYLYGMVAFGLEQCHRLAEAEALGRLATTINRHDPWAHHAIAHVMETQGRVSQGIAWMEKHADTWENCNSMLYTHNWWHIALYYLERGDIEKVFSLYDTRVWGGAQKSSPKDQVGAIAILLRLELRGVDVGERWQELSFYLYPRIYEHALPFQDLHYIYALAKAGRREWLTQMLESMERYAKTVNPYLRQNWFEIAIPAAKGLVAHAIGHWSTAIAQLKPVVPQLYKLGGSHAQRVLFEQVYRNSLLREEKFSTSTLYSSNSTTAKRRTPTSSITDCSSVSGWSKAN
- a CDS encoding ABC transporter ATP-binding protein, which translates into the protein MATVRLENIKRRFNNVTAIEDITLDIPDGEFWVLVGPSGCGKSTILRTIAGLETATSGKLYIGEKLVNNIPARQRDVAMVFQNYALYPHMTVAQNIAFGLQMRKVDPKIIQERVKVVARSLSLEHLLERKPKQLSGGQQQRVALGRAIAREPQVFLLDEPLSNLDAQLRDDTRAELKQLHQELGITTIYVTHDQVEAMTLADKIVVLNRGRIQQIGAPNTIYSQPTNRMVATFLGSPPMNIVPAKFTGNGFDVVGQILPCPSSVKEKLRPGVGQGFDLGIRPEHISIVEPQRRREKLRSQSSGLRELPPLEQTSEEHREEEFGELTVEVKVVEPLGRETLVRTGFPDTSVILNVQTATNVLPQRGDRLSLELNLDKLFVFDSATGDKLYPY
- a CDS encoding GUN4 domain-containing protein; this encodes MTDPMIVSGTASNIESLRQPLVAGSLQIQQQVIPQLANLGEGGLDVLMEFLYERRNNPATWVDGKVYQVLSSSDSPKAKEFLQNNFPSGIVPLKSDSNIDYSPIQKLLAAQDFQAADRVTLQKMCELAGPTAVQRKWLYFTEVENFPATDLQTLNTLWVVHSEGKFGFSVQREIWLGLGKNWDNLWEKIGWKKGNNWTRYPNEFTWNLSAPRGHLPLSNQLRGVRAMASLLSHSVWS